One segment of Anastrepha obliqua isolate idAnaObli1 chromosome 3, idAnaObli1_1.0, whole genome shotgun sequence DNA contains the following:
- the LOC129241837 gene encoding flightin translates to MADEEDPWGFDEGESEPAAAPAAAGAAPAAGGVSAAGGAESAPVGGEAEPEGAAEGEEAAPPPPPEDDGYRKPVQLYRHWVRPQFLQYKYMYNYRTNYYDDVIDYLDKKQVGVSREIPRAQTWAERVLRTSNASGRDLNSYSSSSKRDQHLVQTLAASIRTHNYHTKAYINQKYASVL, encoded by the exons ATGGCCGATGAGGAGGATCCATGGGGTTTCGATGAGGGTGAGAGTGAGCCAGCCGCTGCGCCTGCTGCTGCCGGCGCTGCACCTGCCGCGGGTGGCGTGAGTGCCGCGGGTGGCGCTGAGAGTGCACCAGTTGGTGGCGAAGCAGAACCTGAAGGTGCTGCCGAAGGGGAAGAGGCAGCACCACCACCGCCGCCTGAAGATGATGGCTATCGGAAGCCCGTGCAGTTATATCGTCACTGGGTGAG ACCACAATTCTTGCAGTATAAATACATGTACAACTACAGAACAAATTACTATGATGATGTTATCGATTACTTGGATAAGAAGCAAGTTGGCGTTTCAAGGGAAATACCAAGAGCACAAACTTGGGCTGAACGTGTGCTAAGAACAAGCAATGCTAG TGGACGCGACCTCAACTCATATTCGTCTTCAAGCAAAAGGGATCAGCATCTTGTTCAAACTCTGGCTGCCTCGATTCGTACGCATAATTATCACACCAAAGCTTATATTAACCAGAAATATGCAAGTGTTctataa